In Halobaculum limi, one DNA window encodes the following:
- a CDS encoding helix-turn-helix domain-containing protein — MTVLARISIDEDDFELGRALQGVDDAVVELERVIPTPDEAVPYFWVRNTTADAVADALADTNYVSDVALVDELDETLLYRCHYQLLEEGVVSGFVKSGLTILSGVGRNGVWTFDVRTEEHDNLGTFQRYCIERGVDLRLESLTEDVLPDPSIAGLTDAQRQALTTALATGYYDTPRTATLDDVADHLGITRQSASERLRRGTRNILEDEFGAEAARLV; from the coding sequence ATGACTGTACTCGCACGCATTAGCATCGACGAGGACGACTTCGAACTGGGGCGAGCGCTCCAAGGCGTCGACGATGCGGTCGTGGAGTTGGAGCGAGTCATCCCGACCCCCGACGAGGCGGTGCCGTACTTCTGGGTGCGCAACACGACTGCCGACGCGGTCGCGGACGCCCTCGCCGACACGAACTACGTCTCCGATGTGGCACTCGTCGACGAGTTGGACGAGACGCTGTTGTACCGCTGTCACTACCAACTGCTGGAGGAAGGTGTCGTCAGCGGGTTCGTCAAGTCGGGACTGACGATTCTCTCGGGCGTTGGGCGCAACGGCGTCTGGACGTTCGACGTTCGAACCGAAGAACACGACAACCTCGGTACCTTCCAGCGGTACTGCATCGAACGCGGAGTCGACCTGCGTCTCGAATCACTCACCGAGGACGTGTTGCCCGACCCCTCGATAGCCGGTCTGACGGACGCTCAGCGGCAGGCACTGACGACGGCGCTCGCTACCGGCTACTACGACACACCGCGAACCGCCACGCTCGACGACGTTGCCGACCACCTCGGCATCACGAGACAGTCCGCGTCCGAACGCCTCCGCCGAGGGACACGAAACATCCTCGAGGACGAGTTCGGCGCGGAGGCGGCGCGGTTAGTATAA
- a CDS encoding HalOD1 output domain-containing protein yields the protein MRPGDTTTGAISRESTAVADHSKTHYTTFEPTSPDICVDIAREVALSVGEDPTEIEPLATAVDPDSVNALVGGNRSPGAGWTELSFEYIGYIVTVCSDGVLTIDAADD from the coding sequence ATGAGGCCCGGAGACACGACAACTGGCGCAATCTCTCGCGAGAGTACCGCAGTAGCCGACCATAGCAAGACGCATTACACGACGTTCGAACCGACGTCGCCTGACATCTGCGTCGACATCGCCCGGGAGGTTGCACTCTCCGTCGGCGAGGACCCGACCGAGATCGAGCCACTTGCGACCGCCGTCGATCCAGACTCGGTCAACGCCCTCGTCGGCGGCAATCGGTCGCCGGGCGCAGGGTGGACTGAACTCTCGTTCGAGTACATCGGGTACATCGTCACCGTCTGTAGCGACGGTGTCCTCACTATCGACGCCGCCGACGACTGA
- the aroA gene encoding 3-phosphoshikimate 1-carboxyvinyltransferase, which produces MDAHVSPSRVAGRARAPPSKSYTHRAILAAGYGEGTTVTDPLDSADPRATGRAVEAFGGDVSWAEDASAVDVSGFGGRPGTPDNVVDCANSGTTMRLVTAAAGLADDLVVLTGDESLRSRPQGALLDAVTSLGGRAESTRRNGQAPLVVGDGMTGGTVAIPGDVSSQFVTALLMAGAVTDEGIEVELETELKSAPYVEITREVLADFGVDTERTETGFAVPGGQTYAADEYAVPGDFSSMSYLLAAGAVAAEDGEAVVVEGARPSAQGDSAIVDVLDRMGADIEWDEDAGEITVHQSSLSGVEVDVGDTPDLLPTIAVLGAVADGETRIVNAEHVRYKETDRVAAMAESLERMGASVTETQDSLTVHGGDSDLSGATVQGRGDHRLVMALAVAGLVADGETTVTGAEHVDVSFPDFFETMERLGAGVAVE; this is translated from the coding sequence ATGGACGCACACGTCTCGCCGTCGCGCGTCGCCGGACGCGCCCGCGCACCGCCCTCGAAGAGTTACACACATCGCGCGATCCTCGCCGCGGGGTACGGCGAAGGAACGACCGTCACCGACCCCCTCGACTCTGCAGACCCACGCGCTACGGGTCGTGCGGTCGAGGCGTTCGGCGGCGACGTCTCGTGGGCCGAGGACGCGAGCGCCGTTGACGTCTCTGGATTCGGCGGGCGACCCGGCACGCCGGACAACGTCGTCGATTGCGCCAACTCGGGGACGACGATGCGACTCGTCACCGCCGCGGCCGGCCTCGCTGACGACCTTGTGGTGCTCACCGGCGACGAGTCGCTTCGCTCGCGCCCACAGGGGGCGTTGCTCGACGCAGTCACGTCGCTCGGTGGCCGCGCGGAGTCGACCCGACGAAACGGACAGGCACCGCTCGTCGTCGGCGACGGGATGACGGGCGGCACGGTCGCCATCCCCGGCGACGTCTCCTCGCAGTTCGTCACCGCCCTCCTGATGGCCGGCGCCGTGACCGACGAGGGCATCGAGGTCGAACTGGAGACGGAACTCAAGTCCGCGCCGTACGTCGAGATTACGCGCGAAGTGCTGGCGGACTTCGGTGTCGACACCGAGCGAACGGAGACGGGGTTTGCGGTGCCCGGCGGGCAAACGTATGCCGCCGACGAGTACGCGGTTCCGGGCGACTTTTCGTCGATGTCGTACCTGCTGGCGGCGGGTGCGGTCGCCGCCGAAGACGGCGAGGCAGTCGTCGTCGAGGGCGCACGCCCGAGCGCACAGGGCGACTCCGCCATCGTCGACGTTCTCGACCGGATGGGTGCAGACATCGAGTGGGACGAGGACGCCGGCGAGATTACCGTCCACCAGTCGTCGCTGTCGGGCGTCGAGGTGGACGTGGGCGACACACCGGACCTGCTGCCGACCATCGCGGTGTTGGGTGCGGTCGCTGACGGCGAGACGCGCATCGTCAACGCCGAACACGTCCGGTACAAGGAGACGGACCGCGTGGCAGCGATGGCGGAGTCGCTGGAGCGGATGGGCGCGTCGGTGACGGAGACACAGGACTCGCTGACCGTCCACGGCGGGGACTCGGACCTCTCGGGCGCGACCGTGCAGGGTCGCGGCGACCACCGACTGGTGATGGCGTTGGCCGTCGCCGGTCTCGTCGCCGACGGCGAGACGACCGTCACCGGCGCAGAACACGTCGACGTGTCGTTCCCCGACTTCTTCGAGACGATGGAGCGACTGGGCGCGGGCGTCGCCGTCGAGTAG
- a CDS encoding iron-containing alcohol dehydrogenase family protein, translated as MPHLDTPPFAFDYDPGAIHYGRGCIADIGDALADRGLDTALIVCGSSVGGNADLMDAVEAGLGDRLVEVFAGTTPEKRLREAARAVERADDLGVDAFVPVGGGSSLDVATVAAVLRARGLSLEDARAEVRDTGGIATPDDPASLTPLVPVPTTLAGADLSVIAGISAEIDDGEGGTEVVSSGVGGTALMPTALFYDPALFETTPAGVLAGSAMNGFDKAIESLYSCNRTAVTDATATRAIRLLADGLPAMTDDETAMDRAVAGIVLAQYGISRPGEMTINVVHAYGHGLRDAFGIQQGLAHATVAPHAIRAMADAGVDLSILSSAFEVDSVEDAVTELERVRDELGLPARLSEVEGVDEAGLDEAARVTAEDSLLAYGPDGYDLSEADARAVLDDAF; from the coding sequence ATGCCCCATCTCGACACGCCGCCGTTCGCGTTCGACTACGATCCCGGCGCGATCCACTACGGTCGTGGCTGTATCGCCGACATCGGCGACGCCCTCGCCGACCGCGGCCTCGACACCGCACTCATCGTCTGTGGCTCCAGCGTCGGTGGCAACGCCGACCTGATGGACGCCGTCGAGGCCGGACTCGGCGACCGTCTCGTGGAGGTGTTCGCGGGGACGACGCCCGAGAAGCGACTGCGCGAGGCCGCCCGCGCGGTCGAACGCGCCGACGACCTCGGCGTCGACGCCTTCGTCCCCGTCGGCGGCGGGTCGAGTCTCGACGTGGCGACGGTGGCCGCGGTCCTCCGCGCTCGGGGGCTCTCGCTCGAGGACGCCCGTGCAGAGGTGCGCGACACCGGCGGCATCGCGACGCCCGACGACCCCGCGTCGCTGACGCCGCTCGTGCCGGTGCCGACGACGCTCGCGGGCGCGGACCTGTCCGTTATCGCCGGCATCTCCGCAGAAATCGACGACGGCGAGGGCGGCACGGAAGTCGTCTCCTCGGGCGTCGGCGGTACGGCGCTGATGCCGACGGCGCTGTTCTACGATCCGGCGCTGTTCGAGACGACGCCAGCGGGCGTTCTCGCGGGGTCGGCGATGAACGGCTTCGACAAGGCCATCGAGTCGCTGTACTCGTGCAACCGAACGGCCGTCACCGACGCGACGGCGACGCGGGCGATTCGGCTCCTCGCGGATGGCCTCCCCGCGATGACCGACGACGAGACGGCGATGGACCGCGCCGTCGCCGGCATCGTCCTCGCGCAGTACGGCATCTCTCGACCCGGCGAGATGACCATCAACGTCGTCCACGCCTACGGTCACGGCCTGCGCGACGCTTTCGGCATCCAACAGGGTCTCGCGCACGCGACGGTCGCCCCGCACGCAATCCGGGCGATGGCGGACGCGGGCGTCGACCTGTCGATACTGTCGAGTGCGTTCGAGGTCGACTCGGTCGAAGACGCCGTCACGGAACTCGAACGTGTGCGCGACGAACTCGGCTTGCCCGCTCGGCTCTCGGAGGTCGAGGGTGTCGACGAGGCGGGACTCGACGAGGCCGCCCGCGTGACCGCGGAAGACTCCCTGCTCGCGTACGGTCCCGATGGGTACGACCTCTCCGAGGCCGACGCGCGGGCGGTGTTGGACGACGCGTTCTGA
- a CDS encoding cytochrome P450 — MSDTADTALPPEAAPGPDGLPVLGSYLESTRDFFTFRDRVAREHGGVARYRVLGQDVFLLTDPDAIQQVLVTENEKFVKGELFQQQLRPILGNGLLNSEGEFWRRQRHLIQPVFTPRRIADYAEMMVDRTSATADGWADGEVRDVHRDMMGLTLDIVARALMGVDIRDRTPAIGAALDTVMEASAGGTLLDLLPQRLPTPSRQRMSEAIASLDRIVDELVDEKRQALRAGDIEPDADVVSALLTAEDDDGDRMAAEQVRDEVKTLLLAGHETTALALTFTLHLLAHNPEVEETLLAELEAELGDDDAGFDTVRDLEYLDKVVTESMRLLPPVHGILREPTEDVTIGGYRVPEGTPLSISQWTVHRDPAHYDDPLTFRPERWTDEFEADLHPLAYFPFSSGPRRCVGDRFALLEAKLVLATLLRRYSFEAVDPVDLESHLEASITTRPTVPVQMRLHER; from the coding sequence ATGAGCGACACCGCCGACACCGCCCTCCCGCCCGAGGCCGCGCCCGGTCCCGACGGCCTCCCCGTCCTCGGCTCGTATCTGGAGAGTACGCGCGACTTCTTCACCTTCCGCGACCGCGTCGCCCGCGAACACGGCGGCGTCGCGCGCTATCGCGTGCTCGGCCAGGACGTGTTCCTGCTGACCGACCCCGACGCAATCCAGCAAGTGCTGGTCACGGAGAACGAGAAGTTCGTCAAAGGCGAGTTGTTCCAACAGCAACTGCGGCCGATTCTCGGCAACGGCCTCCTCAACAGCGAGGGCGAGTTCTGGCGACGCCAGCGGCACCTCATCCAGCCGGTGTTCACACCCCGGCGCATCGCCGACTACGCGGAGATGATGGTCGATCGAACGTCGGCGACGGCCGACGGCTGGGCCGACGGCGAGGTGCGAGACGTCCACCGCGATATGATGGGGCTGACGCTGGACATCGTCGCCCGTGCGCTGATGGGCGTCGACATTCGTGACCGCACGCCCGCCATCGGCGCGGCCCTCGACACTGTGATGGAGGCGTCCGCCGGCGGCACCCTGCTCGACTTACTCCCGCAGCGCCTGCCGACGCCGTCGCGCCAACGGATGTCAGAGGCCATCGCGTCGCTGGACCGCATCGTCGACGAACTCGTCGACGAGAAGCGGCAGGCGCTCCGGGCGGGCGACATCGAACCCGACGCCGACGTGGTGTCGGCGCTGTTGACTGCCGAGGACGACGACGGCGACCGGATGGCGGCCGAACAGGTGCGCGACGAGGTGAAGACGCTCCTACTGGCCGGCCACGAGACGACGGCGCTCGCGCTGACGTTCACACTCCACCTCCTCGCGCACAACCCCGAGGTAGAGGAGACCCTGCTCGCGGAACTGGAGGCGGAACTCGGCGACGACGACGCCGGCTTCGACACGGTTCGCGACCTGGAGTACCTCGACAAGGTCGTCACCGAGTCGATGCGCCTGCTCCCACCGGTCCACGGCATCCTCCGAGAACCGACCGAGGACGTGACCATCGGCGGCTACCGCGTGCCCGAGGGGACGCCGCTGTCGATCAGTCAGTGGACCGTCCACCGCGACCCTGCTCACTACGACGACCCGCTGACGTTCCGCCCCGAGCGGTGGACCGACGAGTTCGAGGCCGACCTCCACCCGCTGGCGTACTTCCCGTTCTCGTCGGGGCCGCGGCGGTGCGTCGGCGACCGCTTCGCGCTGCTGGAGGCGAAACTCGTCCTCGCGACGCTGTTGCGGCGTTACTCGTTCGAGGCGGTCGACCCGGTCGACTTGGAGTCACATCTGGAGGCGAGTATCACCACCCGGCCGACGGTTCCGGTGCAGATGCGACTGCACGAGCGCTAG
- the aroC gene encoding chorismate synthase produces the protein MNGNEFGRLFRLTTYGESHGPAMGCTVSGVPAGVELDEERIQRELDRRKPGQSMITTSRGEPDEVTINSGVQDGYTTGTPVGMVIQNKDARSGKYEPFVTAPRPSHGDYTYSAKFGTRNWGGGGRSSARETVNWVAGGAIAKAILDQSEYDVQIKAHVNQIGDIVAPDVTFEEMLEHSEDNEVRCAHPETAERMRDRIDEYQQAGDSIGGAIEFEARGVPRGLGAPRFDSVPARLGQAMMAIPATTGFEFGLGRDAREVAGIDRNEDWEFDDGDHPETVSEEGDPVPVGNDHGGLQGGITTGEPIYGEVTWHAPTSIPKEQTTVDWETGEEKQVQVVGRHDPVLPPRAVPVVEAMLYCTVLDFMLLGGRINPDRLDGQVGQYDTDYHPSSPENEE, from the coding sequence ATGAATGGCAACGAGTTCGGCCGGCTGTTCCGGCTGACGACCTACGGCGAGAGCCACGGCCCCGCGATGGGCTGTACGGTCTCCGGAGTTCCTGCGGGCGTCGAACTGGACGAAGAGCGCATCCAGCGCGAACTCGACCGGCGCAAACCGGGGCAATCGATGATCACGACCAGCCGTGGGGAACCGGACGAAGTCACCATCAACTCTGGAGTGCAGGACGGCTACACCACGGGCACGCCCGTCGGGATGGTCATCCAGAACAAAGACGCCCGCTCGGGCAAGTACGAACCGTTCGTCACCGCGCCGCGCCCGAGTCACGGCGACTACACCTACTCCGCGAAGTTCGGCACGCGCAACTGGGGCGGCGGGGGGCGCTCCTCTGCCCGGGAGACGGTGAACTGGGTCGCCGGTGGCGCGATTGCGAAGGCGATTCTGGACCAGAGCGAGTACGACGTGCAGATCAAAGCGCACGTCAACCAGATCGGTGACATCGTCGCGCCCGACGTGACGTTCGAGGAGATGCTCGAACACAGCGAGGACAACGAGGTGCGGTGTGCCCACCCCGAGACGGCCGAACGGATGCGCGACCGCATCGACGAGTACCAGCAGGCGGGCGACTCCATCGGCGGCGCCATCGAGTTCGAGGCGCGCGGCGTCCCCCGCGGCCTCGGTGCGCCGCGTTTCGACTCGGTTCCGGCGCGACTCGGGCAGGCGATGATGGCCATTCCCGCGACCACCGGCTTCGAGTTCGGCCTCGGTCGCGACGCCCGCGAGGTCGCAGGAATCGACCGCAACGAGGACTGGGAGTTCGACGACGGCGACCACCCCGAGACGGTCAGCGAGGAGGGTGACCCCGTCCCCGTCGGCAACGACCACGGCGGCCTCCAGGGCGGCATCACGACCGGCGAACCTATTTACGGCGAGGTGACGTGGCACGCGCCCACCTCCATCCCGAAAGAGCAGACGACGGTCGACTGGGAGACGGGCGAGGAGAAGCAGGTGCAGGTCGTCGGCCGACACGACCCCGTCCTCCCACCGCGAGCGGTTCCGGTGGTCGAGGCGATGCTGTACTGCACGGTGCTCGACTTTATGCTGCTCGGTGGTCGGATCAATCCCGACCGACTCGACGGGCAGGTCGGCCAGTACGACACCGATTACCACCCGAGCAGTCCCGAGAACGAGGAGTGA
- a CDS encoding sensor histidine kinase has product MFEREMLTSGRRLPTALVAAGVCFLAFTAVELYVWGVVFSYVDISLIAGLVFSIPANALLIGVGWYLPRVGISDDRYHGIAAWTLGGTVFLGLFSVITGVTFFPELLWAQLSSVRWGVSVGAGAGLLVGVLNARGIERAVTAERADVRAAEAKRNQEFLEYMNALLRHEVLNTANVIEGYAELLATDADRDSDPDVEQFVEVIRRQTDELTTVIEDARLLTQIDTEQETFESVDLNAVLEEELRNTHDRHGSTDSTLETTLDSTEDVCVRGDYLLRRVFSNILMNAVEHNDSDRKRVDVRITTESDRVTASIRDNGPGIPTEDRAGIFDTAVTKGVSHGLGLTIVARLVDRYGGDVEVAETGPEGTTVTVTLPRSTAPATVDLSSSAQTPDRSVAGR; this is encoded by the coding sequence ATGTTCGAACGGGAGATGCTTACGTCAGGCAGGCGGCTTCCGACGGCGCTCGTCGCGGCGGGCGTCTGCTTCCTCGCGTTCACCGCCGTCGAACTGTACGTCTGGGGAGTCGTGTTCTCGTACGTCGACATCTCGTTGATCGCGGGGTTGGTTTTCAGTATCCCCGCGAACGCCCTCCTAATCGGCGTCGGGTGGTATCTTCCCCGAGTTGGAATCTCCGACGACCGCTACCACGGTATCGCCGCGTGGACGCTCGGCGGGACCGTCTTCTTGGGGTTGTTCTCCGTCATAACCGGCGTGACCTTCTTTCCGGAGCTCCTCTGGGCACAGCTTTCGTCGGTCCGCTGGGGCGTCTCGGTCGGCGCGGGCGCTGGCCTCCTCGTGGGCGTGTTGAACGCACGGGGCATCGAGCGCGCAGTCACGGCCGAACGGGCGGATGTTCGGGCGGCAGAAGCGAAACGAAACCAAGAGTTTCTCGAGTACATGAACGCGCTCTTGCGCCACGAGGTGTTGAACACGGCGAACGTGATCGAGGGATACGCCGAACTTCTCGCGACCGACGCCGACCGCGATTCGGACCCCGACGTCGAGCAGTTTGTCGAGGTCATCCGGCGACAGACGGACGAACTCACAACGGTGATCGAAGACGCGAGACTACTCACGCAGATCGACACCGAACAGGAGACGTTCGAGTCCGTCGACCTCAACGCGGTGCTGGAGGAGGAACTGCGAAACACCCACGATCGACACGGGTCGACCGACTCGACGCTCGAAACCACCCTCGACTCCACGGAAGACGTGTGCGTCCGAGGCGACTACTTGCTTCGGCGAGTGTTCTCCAATATCCTGATGAACGCCGTCGAACACAACGACAGCGACCGCAAGCGGGTCGACGTGCGTATCACAACCGAGTCGGACCGGGTGACGGCCTCGATCCGAGACAACGGACCGGGAATCCCGACCGAGGACCGCGCTGGGATATTCGACACGGCGGTCACGAAGGGCGTCAGCCACGGACTCGGCCTCACGATCGTCGCTCGTCTGGTCGACCGCTACGGCGGCGACGTCGAGGTGGCGGAGACGGGGCCGGAGGGAACGACAGTCACCGTGACGCTACCGCGGTCGACGGCGCCCGCGACGGTCGACCTGTCGTCGTCTGCGCAGACACCAGACCGCTCCGTCGCCGGCAGGTAG
- a CDS encoding DsbA family protein, producing MRRRSPRRRGVSDCSCGESADEPAPGWHTESFTTAEPTEPFSRQTVERTPYSGVGQIYDGGGTLVLVYFDYAHRESIRWWREEFPKFSDLLADGAFRPTLTMFPVPVNEWSMLLPCALLEVRVRTTRADAWAFHEGLVAAVPDYSFDLLRDLASTVGVDGDEVVTDARERRRRNQALGDRALGRDTDVTDDDLPAFRWGLDPIDADSTAELRAFLEDRA from the coding sequence GTGCGTCGACGCTCACCGCGACGGCGGGGTGTCTCGGACTGTTCGTGTGGGGAGTCGGCCGACGAACCCGCGCCTGGGTGGCACACCGAATCGTTCACGACGGCTGAGCCAACCGAACCGTTCAGCCGACAGACTGTCGAGCGGACGCCGTACTCGGGCGTCGGGCAGATATACGACGGCGGTGGCACGCTCGTCCTCGTCTACTTCGATTACGCACACCGGGAGTCGATTCGCTGGTGGCGCGAGGAGTTCCCGAAATTCTCGGATCTGCTCGCGGACGGCGCGTTCCGCCCGACGCTGACGATGTTCCCCGTTCCCGTCAACGAGTGGTCGATGCTGCTTCCGTGTGCGCTGCTCGAAGTTCGCGTCCGGACGACGCGCGCCGACGCGTGGGCGTTCCACGAGGGGCTGGTCGCGGCCGTCCCGGACTACTCGTTCGACCTGCTTCGCGACCTCGCGTCGACGGTCGGCGTCGACGGCGACGAGGTGGTGACGGACGCGCGCGAGCGACGGCGACGCAATCAGGCGCTCGGTGACCGAGCGCTCGGCCGCGACACAGACGTTACCGACGACGACCTCCCGGCGTTCCGCTGGGGACTCGATCCCATCGACGCCGACTCGACGGCGGAGTTGCGGGCGTTCCTCGAAGACCGGGCGTAG
- a CDS encoding PKD domain-containing protein: protein MHRVSFVVAFFLVVAAVTVPAGGFVAENAPPLADAGLDQRVERGAVVWLDGGGSLDLDGDVVGYEWTVTAPNGTVVSSASPTAATTSFVAAAVGRYLVTLTVTDDDGATRSDTLYVDVGTDPPSDDPASNRTIGSNTSGDSTDGPTNAPPTGRITGPDAVVRGERATFTASASDPDGSVTSFAWSNGETGRSLTRQFDVPAGETFTFSVRVTDDDGATRTLTKSVLVRAADATSDPGDEGNVAPSVRLEGPDRVAVGEEAVFVLRATDPDGVIVQTRWDGPGNASGVVLRRTFETPGTVTVSGTVVDDSNASTSAERTIEVYDSGSPVVHLSGPSVVENGSAGTFTLDAHDPDGGQLTITWGPTQSQLERSASRFVNTVPVEGAVGDTVRVTVTVTDDEGETVTVVKRVDVSATSEQSQQLYAPFVSGIFSEHDPDRPSETSDRDIVSFGRYGFTAPVSYLGEELVRVTWTFNDTPRTIMTDTLGRFTGTRSSSVNHTFTSTSGGPVSRAVVVEAVDADGDTSRKRWVNRVQSIATHDDVVFYAVEPGDDAPTDSITVPPGTAVEFAVGSYANYRIELGDGSTLKGSGSPQTVGFQHTYGHPGTYSVTLVSTQGPKGEAVKRVVVEVKPQTYVQYRYEVERESHQRVVAATRPDGVGWDRHTVHDSGTVYTGRTVDVRADNGRPAMLSHFETRVMHAYLRSVPRFRRSLAAFTAATTTPPRNE, encoded by the coding sequence ATGCACCGCGTCTCGTTCGTCGTCGCGTTCTTCCTCGTGGTGGCGGCCGTCACCGTGCCCGCCGGTGGCTTCGTCGCCGAGAACGCGCCGCCGTTGGCCGACGCCGGTCTCGACCAACGGGTCGAACGAGGGGCGGTCGTCTGGCTGGACGGCGGCGGGTCGCTCGACCTCGACGGCGACGTGGTCGGGTACGAGTGGACCGTCACCGCGCCGAACGGAACCGTCGTTTCCTCCGCCTCGCCGACGGCGGCGACGACCTCCTTCGTCGCTGCCGCGGTCGGCCGCTACCTCGTCACGCTGACTGTCACGGACGACGACGGTGCTACCCGGAGCGACACGCTGTACGTCGACGTCGGAACGGACCCGCCGAGCGACGACCCGGCGTCGAATCGAACGATCGGATCGAACACGTCCGGCGACAGCACCGACGGTCCCACGAACGCGCCGCCGACCGGTCGAATCACGGGTCCCGACGCGGTCGTTCGCGGTGAGCGAGCGACGTTCACCGCGTCGGCTTCCGATCCTGACGGGAGCGTCACGTCGTTCGCGTGGTCGAACGGCGAGACTGGCCGAAGTCTGACGCGACAGTTCGACGTGCCTGCGGGGGAGACGTTCACCTTCAGCGTCCGCGTCACCGACGACGACGGGGCGACGCGGACGCTCACGAAGTCCGTGCTGGTGCGTGCGGCCGACGCGACGAGCGACCCGGGCGACGAGGGGAACGTCGCGCCGTCGGTCCGACTCGAGGGTCCCGACCGCGTCGCCGTCGGCGAGGAGGCGGTGTTTGTCCTCCGAGCGACCGACCCGGACGGCGTCATCGTCCAGACGAGATGGGACGGACCGGGGAACGCCTCCGGCGTCGTTTTGCGCCGGACGTTCGAGACGCCCGGAACGGTGACTGTCAGCGGAACCGTCGTCGACGACAGCAACGCGAGCACGTCGGCCGAGCGAACCATCGAGGTGTACGACTCAGGGTCGCCGGTCGTACACCTGTCCGGCCCCTCAGTCGTCGAGAACGGGTCCGCCGGGACGTTCACGCTGGACGCACACGACCCCGACGGCGGCCAGTTGACCATCACCTGGGGTCCGACGCAGTCACAACTGGAGCGGTCGGCCTCACGCTTCGTCAACACCGTCCCGGTGGAGGGGGCAGTCGGCGATACGGTACGCGTCACCGTGACGGTCACCGACGACGAGGGGGAGACGGTGACGGTCGTGAAGCGTGTCGACGTTTCGGCGACTAGTGAGCAGTCACAGCAGCTGTACGCACCGTTCGTGTCGGGCATCTTCTCGGAGCACGACCCCGACCGACCGTCCGAGACCTCGGACAGAGACATCGTCTCGTTCGGGCGCTACGGGTTCACCGCGCCGGTGTCGTATCTCGGCGAGGAGTTAGTCCGCGTCACGTGGACGTTCAACGACACACCGAGAACCATCATGACCGACACGCTCGGCCGGTTCACCGGCACGCGGTCCAGTTCGGTGAATCACACCTTCACCTCGACCAGCGGCGGTCCCGTCTCGCGAGCGGTCGTCGTCGAGGCGGTCGACGCCGACGGCGACACGTCCAGGAAGCGATGGGTGAACCGCGTGCAGTCGATTGCAACGCACGACGACGTCGTCTTCTACGCAGTCGAGCCCGGAGACGACGCCCCGACGGATTCGATCACTGTCCCGCCCGGAACCGCCGTCGAGTTCGCGGTCGGGTCGTACGCGAACTACCGAATCGAACTGGGCGATGGCTCGACGCTGAAGGGATCCGGAAGCCCGCAGACGGTCGGCTTCCAGCACACCTACGGCCACCCCGGAACCTACTCGGTCACGCTCGTCTCGACGCAGGGTCCGAAAGGCGAGGCGGTCAAGCGCGTCGTCGTCGAGGTGAAGCCACAGACGTACGTGCAGTACCGCTACGAAGTCGAACGCGAGAGCCACCAGCGCGTCGTCGCAGCGACGCGCCCGGACGGTGTCGGCTGGGACAGACATACGGTCCACGACTCAGGGACGGTGTACACCGGTCGCACAGTCGACGTTCGGGCAGACAACGGGCGTCCGGCGATGCTCAGCCACTTCGAAACTCGTGTTATGCACGCTTACCTACGTTCCGTCCCTCGATTTCGACGGTCTTTGGCCGCCTTTACAGCCGCCACGACGACCCCACCGAGGAACGAGTAG